AGCcaatggttaaaaaatgatgacatttaaaagaattatctttaacattatgaatataaattgtACTAATTTAAAACGCCCTTATATAGTAAACATAAAAATGGAACCATATTTAAATAacatattacatacatgtataacaatacGATAAAACGTTTCAGACGCTGAGAAGTTTCTTGATATCtataaaaaacatttcaatttttttaaatacaatgtattttaaaaagttttcatctGGTGCATTGAAAACAGCACAGTCATTGTCTATAGATTGTGCTACAATATAATTAAACTTCCTAGTTTATTTTCAAGTGAATGGGTAATTActggattttattttatatgttttaaaatcttgaaTTATTTGGCAGATATGGCCTAtcgatatttttaaaacttcgaTGCTGTGAAATCATAAGAATTCGTACTGGCCCAATTTTCATGGTATTCGAATTTACATCTTCGACAAAAACTAAAGAtaataaattcagtttttatacTGAAACTAAAACCGACGCATCCAGGAAATTACAttcccacgaataagcaaaatattgacaatccacgaaaattagcccccacgaaattaaatgattccacagtattatgTATTGTAATCTTATGGATGATTATACATTATTCAGTCTTTCTGCAACCAAACATGTACCTTATTTACAAACTGAAACCCAGGTTTTCATCGTTTAAATTTCATGACTTTTTTTCAAGTAGCATGAGATTTAGTGCCGAGCAAATCGAGGTGTCAAATCGGAAGACGAAGAAAAATGTTGACATGTTTCACACAAGTAATTGGACGCCTTTTAGTTCTATCTATATGTCTACAATTCTCAAGATTTCTTTATTCAATTCAAAAGAAGAGCAATTTTCTCTACAGCATATTCTAGTAATGGTTAATGTACATGTGGACTTATTCCTTCTGGCCAACTTGCCCGTGTCATAAACAGGTAAATAATGTGAGCAGTAGTCAAATCAAAAGTAGAAACCTTTATAAAGATTTGACATTTATGTCATCAAGTTGACATGTATTTTGAGACTAATTATAGAAGAAAGCAACAACGCTTTAACATTTTTCAGATATGTCTGTAAAAGGATGGGAAACTTTTTTTCTATAACATTTTTCTCATAACAATGAAAAACTTAAGAAAGACAGTTTAGGTTTGATACAAAGTCTTAATCGTACATTTGTTTTTAGTGAAGATTAAAAGACTGGCTTGCATTGGAATTGAATATCTTGTAACTTGTAACAATGACCTGTTATCTTTTCATCCTGTTTGTACTAATAATTTTCATCTATTATATAGtttatacatattgtacataaaaatcataaatattttttctatactgTTCCTTAAGTTTTTAGTGTCATTTAATTTCTTGGTATTTAGTTGATAAAGGTCCTGCTCATGCTTATTAATTCTTTCCTTGAtgttattatttcttttaatatcttttatttgttaaaaaaaaacaccagcccggtttttttttcaacccaAGATGCGgcaaagatttgtaaattatcGATTATTGACAATTTTAACCAAATGATAATCGCTACAATAGCTTGACTACTAAGCCATAAAGCTTCGACTTAGTGTGTACCAAGTCATTTGGTATCAGCAAAAATCCAATTATTGAGATGTACAATATGTgcaagatatttaaaaaacatgcaTTATTCATTGATATTTAGCAAATCTAtataaatcgttaaaaaataaagttctgtaaatattaaaagtttGCTTAGCACATGCGAAAACACagataatataataaaatcctaTATATGGGGcggatattttttaaaagcaaagaAATCATTACAATATTTTCGATATTAATGCGGACATTCTGTGATGGCAGACATTTAATGTGACTGGAGACAGCGTAAATTAATAATCATTAAACGTTGAAGTCAAGCTACGTATTATTGcaatatcaatatataattatataaaatgttaatttgcTTATTTCAATTTACAGtgtacagtggagcctcagatatccggacgccagatatccggacgcttcacttaccggtcgatttttattgggaacggaatttttacacaataatttgtctcgtttatccggaattccgcgttccggatccggacggtcaaattttaccacataatacaattttcctttaaattttacctcatttaaccggacggtcACATTAAGTGTTCGGGGGCACAAAAGTTTTTTATGCGCAAGTGCAAATTGGTGTAAAAACATCTGACACTGGTTGTTGGTTTTAAACAATGCCTTCGTCCGGTAATCGGGGTCACCTGGTCACGTTATGTACTCGCCCGAGGATATTACGATAACCATGGATGCGACATGTTTAATTGTTGCCATTTAACTTATGAActgttattgtttgattaaaatgtcaaaattgtttaatttgtgtttaaaaaagtcaactattgattgaattaaaattctattaatcGTAGTGTGATTAGATCGTTCGTAcgcctattcattttaaaacgtaattgaaatgaaatatttgataatttgagttCTGTTTACGATAGTTATTAAGACAGCTTGGGATGTTCAGCTTAtcgacattaattttatagcgTGTGTTCAATTAACagtgtaataataatttatgccaAACATGGCGTGGATGATTGTTCACGCTACTTGTAAATATCGCTTTCGTGCAATTAACTCTATAGAAAGATGGATACGTAAAATTAGCTTGGGTAAgttctgtcaatgaaaaaatagcttggacaattatcaataagggaatatatacagattttcaCCCATTTTTAATCATCAAATGTTGAGCAGCTTCAAACATGTCAACACCACCGGCCAAGAGAGCGAGAGTTGCGATCACCGCTAGCttgaagaaaaagatttgtcagCGTAAAGTGGAACACCGACTCTCTTCTCTTCGCTTTGTTATGCGAATGTAATAAAAGTATCGGTTTAATACAgtgatttttatgtacatgtacatgtgttgccTTGAAGAATGTAGTGCTTGGTTTCATGTGGAAAAAACATGTACcttaaataatgattttaacaatattttgttttgttaatttaaaaaaaaactaaaattttttTGTAGTGCTTATggctatcaaaataaaatatttaattgtataattaatttatgagttatgtttccataaatattaaaggtaaatatcacaattcagatatccggacgcttcacctatccggacgatttgGCCTGGGACAAAAGTGTCCGGATaagtgaggctccactgtaaTTCATTGTGAATGTTGGTCATTTATGGCATAAAATTGAACTCACATGTAATTCTTTAATAATAAATGATTCATTAGTTCATACATTATCAACAATAATTACTATAAATAATTGATTGCATGTTGTGTATGCTCCTTATTGAAAACTACAATTACATTTGAGTtagtttcatatatattttcaatgtgaATTAAATTGTCTTTTAAATTGCGATCAAGAATGTTTCTtcttaaatcaataaatacattaatttttcatCGCAAGCAGAAACACATTTGTCAAGAAATCATTGAAACAACAGATTGTATAAACATAGTATCTTTTGTTCCTTTACTTTAAAGCATaaaaatcaatagaaaaatttcCAAATTATAAGACATTGTCAttctttgattttaatgaaTAGTCTCGCAGCGTAGAACCCTACTTATTAGACACGTAACTTTTAAGCATGTATGGTAATCTATTACACCTTTTCATTTGGTGCTATCTTTTGTAAAATATCCAGCAGAATGAAACGTGTGTTACAACTAGGTCTTATTATGGTACTAATTACCCAGATCGTTTGTTTTCATGGATCAAGTTTTGTATTGGTCAGCGAAATGAGGGATATTAGATTTGATTTGTGGTCAATACGTTCACTCTCTACAAGGAGTCCTCTGGACTGTTCCAGGAAGTGTGAGACCAATGGTACATGTCTGTCCTTTCAGTACTCCTCTCTGACCGGTCAATGTCGACTATTCAACACCATTTTTCTACACCAGGATTCAGGAGTGTACAACATCGGATGGCACTATTATATCGCATCTAATAGTATGacttacaaaaaatagtttttcctTAATTTGGTGTCAAGGCTAagatttaatataatttaaatgtattaattgttttatattggtaacatatttcaaacttttcttattttttttatatgtgacactttcttcgatatgttattttctcttttttaaggGCGCTGTAGAGACTCGTTTATTGATGCACGAGTCTTGGACATGTGCTTTAAGTTTGTTGGCTTTCATAATTTAACAGAGGGTTTTAAGAAATGTGCAAAAATCCAGTCAAGTATCATCTCCATAACATCAGCAGAACAGAATGATTTTCTGATCAGATTAGTTGGTAACTATTTTTTGTGGCAGATGttgcattttgaaaattaattggtCTCGAAATTGACTTTCTTTCTATGAATTTTATAGATATTAATGCACTTTGCTCTATCAATATATTCACATTTCTTTTTATAGAAATTATAACAGACTTTgcattatataattaattaattggGCACATATAAAATGCCAAAACAAAGTTATacttaacaaaacaaatactACGTTCATTAACCTTAAcgaaatgcaaattaaaaaaaaaaacaaatagttAATAATTTTGtctataatttcattatttattaaaataaaagaaatgatagttacattgtaaatattataatCTGTCCAAAGTTATTGCTTTTGTCACGTttagatgattttatttttataaacataccTGAAACTGTTTtagtttaaatcaataaaagtaacaaatctaaGAGTTCTTCATTGATAGACCGCTTGTTTATTTTACTAATTTTACAAGAACAAACATCGTACGGAGACTTAAAATGAGGAATATTTAGATCTTTTCACAATTTCGAGTCAATCGGGACACCTcgcataattttgtttaaaaatgtgaaaatcatACCTTTAACATCGTACGGAGACTTAAAATGAGGAATATTTAGATCTTTTCACAATTTCGAGTCAATCGGGACACCTcgcataattttgtttaaaaatgtgaaaatcatacctttaatatttaaactagTTGAAGATATTCACTCATTGATCTTATTTAAGAGCCATTTAAGCGAATAGTGCAATTTTGTAGTAGAACAAACATTGATCATGATGTTCTTTAATTTCAGGTACTCTGTTTAATGTCTCTCTTCTTCTTAAATACAAGCGGCCATTCATTCAGGGATTCTGGGACGGAAATGATTGGATCCTGGACAATGGAACCCCTTTGGTCTATGCAAACTGGGATACAGGTTATCCAGTGACCAAATGGGGACGATACATAAAATTGGTCAATGGGAAATGGAGAACAACAATCGCCTCGATGACTAGAAGTGCGTTTTGTAGTTATAATCCATAGATCTGTTTTGCAAGAGTATTACAAATACATTATTCTGTTGTATGGTCACACTATGACAGCTTCTCATAATTTGTTTTGTGTATGTTGTTGCACCTGATAATTGATTATTTGATTGTTGCTTGTAACACCTACAATACCTATTGAGTAAGTAATCTTGCTTTAAATGACTATCAATCTAAAATGCTAAAACTTTTATTCTGCTTACCAGATCAATACGATAAGGAATCTGATGAAATTTAGATTCAAATTAGTGTAGTGAAAGTGAAATGCTGAACTGTGATTTTAATGCTctcattttcttaaatacatgTGATTCAAATTATTAAGAATTTACATGTGTttcctgaccccccccccccccccagtattTCCAAGTTCCAAGAAAACGGGGAAAACCGGTATTTAGCACTGGTAATTCCACGTACCGGGATTTTTTCGGCGAACTCTGTCCCAATtacttcattttcatttatttcataacTTCTTATTAGAGTTTACTATTTATAAAGCTTTTAAATTCTATAGATGACAGTTGAATATAtgtaaacacttaaaaaataaataagtctTTTGATTAATTCAAGAATGTATTTTTCAATGATTATGGCTCTTTAATAAggtcatatttctttttttttttaatgtgtagTACAGTTCAAATATAATTGAAAAGAAATGGTCTAACTGGCAATATACTGAAAGTGTTGTATTacaatgcaaatatttttattaaaaatgagtGTATTGActgtattcaaatttttatcaaaatatgaaattattacATTACAGGTACACATTTCCATTACATCAGGTCTgcttaattgatttttattttaattttgatgcgAAGAAGGTCACAATAAGGACATGTCCCTACCGATTTAAACGATTATTATTCTTGactcttatatttttttgttggcGACAATTACTATCAAACGCAAAATGTAGTACACAGGTTTTTTCTTAAATGACTAAAGGATAAttcttatttcattaaaaatattagttTAATGAAAAACTTAAATCATTTTGTCCTTAATAAAAATTACTCTTTTTAAGCTACGAGTACATTATGATTTAtatgatcattaaaaatatatgattttataaagACAATTAGACAGATTCAACATGTGaataatctatactactatattaaaataatagactcgaattttttggctttaataccgagaaatcggaagagtactgtcttttgttttatatatttttaacatcattggtacttggagattaccaatttgtttttgttttttctcaatcaggcttcgcttattaataatcaacgaaaatacctttaaaaaatccggaaatatTCTGattttttcggattttacaaccttacgcatgcgcattacattcacgctaaatcacgggatgatctttagtttatgtttccacaatatcacatttgcatggataaactcaaaaACGATGATACAAATGCgtataaatttacattaaaaatttgctATCTATGTATTctgttcatgaaagaaaatacgggagataactctaactcagtgcatttaatatgaaaaattccgTGAGATCTGAATGTTAACACGGTGTGCAAATTTgatgtatgttttaaaaattgtacaatttgttATATTGTCTGAATATCTATCAATTGTAATATATTACAGATTATTCGTATTAAAGTAcacgaaatttttttttaataatatgcaTGGGTATGTTTTTCATATTGATAACCggtcagatacatgtatgatccTTGTTAATATAAAAGTACCGTAGAATTCCGTACGACGAAACTCGATAGTAACACAAGAAATTCACTTTcatcattttatgcataaaatcacttaatacaaaaattttatttcccCCTTGTGCACCTTGTCGAGTAGGAAAGAAGCCTACCTTATTTATCACCGAATTGTCTAcatatttttccgttttcccgAATACATCAAAGAGATCACGGAGGGTGTTACCGGTCATCAGaagatgctcactcctccaggGCACCTCATCTTACCTCTAATATTTGTAGAGGTCTGCGTTCGCTCTCcttctgttttatatttttcctttggacttttgattaTTGAGTAcagttcgttatcaccacattttATCGCTAACTGTTGTATGTCATTGTTTAAGAATAATTGGATACATGGGTTCATGGGCAAGTTAATAGAAAATCTGAGCATTTAGATTTCCTGAGCATTGTAGTAAGTCTAATCCAATTCATTTGTAAGGTCATCGTTCAATTATTTCTTGAGAGAACTAAAGTTTTatgtacaaattaacaaaagaatacccaaaacaaaatttattgaaaactctgcttgtacatgtatacatgattAATTTACAACAAACATGATAACAATATATGTCTAATTGCACTTCTCGATGTGTTTatctaacaaaaataaaatgtaactaAGCTATGTCTGTACAAATTCTGAATAAGGTGTACAcaggtttatatttatattttatagatgCATCTTGGTTTGAAATAAGCACATGTGCTTACCCAAGCAagttattttacattttgtaaggTTTTGATAACGACTATGCTGTATATGCCAAAATACCTATATGTTCTttctaaaaaatcatattacgatgcattttcaaaatatcaacaatCAAAGTTTCTATATAGTAATTTGTGTgcttcaaatattgtttgaaagtaagttgtttttgcatttattttggttttgtttaCTTTACTTTTGACCAACTTAATTTTCTATTACGGTATGGATAAAACAATTACAATTTAAAAGTATCAATTATAAAATCAGAAATTATGCATTTATTCTATTCATGAGTCCTACATTGTACACTCATCATCTTAGTGAAAAATTGTAAGCTTTCATTtccaaaattaaacatttcaaagagGAACCCTTTAAAGTGTACTATATAGATAGTTACAATTTCGATATTGCACATTCGAAGAAAAGAGAGTTTTGGTCAATTGTCAATGTTATGTAAGAATAGGGCCCTtcattttaattgctttttagTCATTTCGAAGAACATATTCAAGTTAATTCATTCTCCACCTTTTTAACCAAATCTTAGAATAAGAGATCTAAATGAGACATATTTAAATTGCAGATGAACAATTGAAGTAGTACTTTATCGAATTTATCTTACTCCGTTACGATTTGTGATGTGTAGCGGTAAAGCTTCATTATGCATAAAGTATTTCATTCAACCagctttaaaatgtttaaatgactTTACGTCTTTAACATTACATTGTAACTATATCTCAGTAAATCATCAATGTTCACTGAATGTTTTTACAGCAAAGGACGTTTTTGCCCTATTCTACTTCTATTTGAACATTTCCTAAAAACTACACTTTATCTTTTCGAACATCGTCTACTCATTAAATCcaattaaatttatatcaatacaTAAAGTAATAAGACGTTCTTcaaattaattgtttaaatttaagaTTATAAAATACTGCTACTGATCTTACTGTCGCGACACTGTACTCTAAGCGCCATTGAATGCACTATAGtttataaattgatttgaatagctaattgttaaaagaaaatagtATCTAATAGAAAATTCATCAAATTGTAAATATCAAGGgtaaaagtttaaacaaatccaTTTTTAGAATAAACAGAGAGATTAATCCATGTTTGATGTTTTGGAAGAATAATCAAACAACACTTAAACGGACAAAGTAGGAAAATCTGACTTTGTGCTCTTTTTTTCGTCGTGTAAGGTATTCTACACAACAGATTGAATTAGCTCTTTcttatgtgtgtgtgtgagtgTAAAATGTCAAGCAGAGTCCGGGTGTGGCTGTGGCTGGGACTGATGACGGTGCAGACCTTCCAGACTGTGGCCTACCTTGGATCAAGTTTCAAATTCTTTAGCGAGATGAAGGACATTAGATTTGACCTGGAGATTATATTTTCACTATCAACATGGAGTCCTTTGGACTGTTCCAGGAAGTGTGAGACCAATGGTACATGTCTGTCCTTTCAGTACTCCTCTCTGAGTGGTCAATGTCGACTGTTCAATACCATTTTTCTACATCAGGATGCTGGAGTGTACGACATCGGATGGCAGTATTATATTGCATCTAATCGTATGTGAACACTGTATCTTATATTGCTTTGCGAACAGAATGATAGAAAGATATACAAAACCGTTTCTCTAGTTTTACATTCATGTAGCTCAATGCATTTCTATAACTTTAATACGTAACTTAACAGGCACTGACAAgttttttagagtttgttttGCTCAATATCATGTCTCCTTTCTGTACTTTACTTGAAACAATATCAAGGAAGAATTTTCAACCCGGTCGTAGAAATTTGAATgctcaaaatctaaaaaataattgaaggtCAAAGATTGTTAACTGAAATACGACCAAACATTTATAAACTGGTATGATTCGTAAAAATTCGCGAATTATTTTTGGAtcttaatgaattttttttcgaaagTTATATCttgatataaaacaaaaatatacatataatctCTTTTAGCTTATAGGTATGATTACgtgtttttcttcattaaattttacttttgaagattaaaatgtaattttatatgtatttttcaaaacaatcaCACACAAAGTAGTGGAGAAATGTTATACAATAGCAATCAAAACTCAcaaggaaaataaataaataaataacttaaccaataacttcataaaacaagAGTCGTGCAAAGTgtacaaatttgaaataatataaatacagtattaaggaatcattctttgaatctTATAAGGTAATactttcggtcggagcgtggtcaaatctatcataaagcccttcgggatTTATgcgatttgaccacgccccgacggaaattatcacctcataatactcaaagaatgattccttattccttaatgaAGGCAAAGTATTTTGTGGACATCtagatcttttttaaatacataactAAATATACCTTTGGTAAGCAAAAATGCTTCCGTAGatccggattttttttttcgcttgtCAGAAAAGAGGTGTTTACGATGTACAATTTTATATCCtatttacatcgtcgacatcgcaatgttgaCCATCGAGTAGACATTGTGTCTACATCGTATGCCTTCTttcctgtttacatcgtcgataTCGTCGACATTGCATTGGAAGGGACAACGTAAACGAAATGTACGAGATGTAAACTCCATATCAGTTCAATACATTGAGATGTTAACTAAAATGTCATCAATATAGACAATGTAAATTTGATATTGGTTCAACATCGTCGACATtgcaatgtcgacgatgtaaacgtTAAAGAAATATCTGCGATGTAGACAATGAAAATTAGATATTGGTTCAACATTATCGACGTTGCGATGTCGACGATGTTAACGTTTAAGAAATCTCGgcaatgtcgacgatgttaTCTCAATATCGATTCAACATCGTCGATGTtgcaatgtcgacgatgtaaacgttaaaaaaaatatcggcCATGTCAACGATGTAAAATCGATATCTGTTCAATATCGTCAATTTTGCGATGTCGACAATGTCGTTGATGTTAACGGCAAAGCAATATAGGCAATGTTTACAATGTAAAATCGATATCGTATCAATATTGTGTACATCGCGATGTTGACGTTAtcgaaaaagaaatatgaattgGACATAAATGTCAGAATATACGGTATTTTTTTATACGCGTAAGTAACTTTGgagttaaaaattgtatttatataaaataaaaccgtatatatatattttgtgtatttgatCATTTGCTGTGTAAGAGTGCTTGGGATAACGCTGAAATTAGATAATCGCAAAAAATACCAGTCAAACGTGTACATATACAAAAATAGTTAATTTTCTATCAGATTTcctttcctttttaaaaattataagtaGTAAAGTTTTCACTGACTCCATCTATTAATAAGCAATGCCAATaagttctttttttcttcttgtttCAAGGGCGCTGTAGAAAGCCGTATATAGATGGTCGAGACTTGGACATATGCTTTACGTTTGCCGGTTTTCATAATCTGACAGAAGCTAAGGCGAAATGTGCGACAATCCAGTCAAGTTTCATCTCTATCACATCAGCCAAGGAGAACGAGTTTCTTACCAGATTAGTTGGTAACTAATTTTGttacttctttcttttttcaatattactatacctattttgtaaTAGTGCGATAgtagaataaaatttaagagtggccaggtttgtattttttctacatATTAACGCGCctgtaaaaatgcaaaaatccGTAGTGAAtactgcaatttttaaaaactcgCTCTTAGTCTATAAAGAGTATACTGGTATTACTCTAGTCATGACCAAACAACAGAAGTGattattttttccatttaattaaaaacataaatttggCTTATGATCCTTGATTTTAAAGAGCCTTTACAAGCTTACTCTAaataactataaaaaaaaccatgctaGTAAAAGCTTAAAATgcttaattttttgtttgaatattttcttccattgacaaaatattgaaatcaatattcacattaaatgttgaaaattaataatgttGTCGTGGTAAGGGTATCTCAAAAACTGGAAGAACCCAATACCCATCTTTTAGCATACGTGAAAGAACATCTGGTGATGCAAATAATGTTTTTTCGGGTCATTTATACTGTTAT
This is a stretch of genomic DNA from Crassostrea angulata isolate pt1a10 chromosome 4, ASM2561291v2, whole genome shotgun sequence. It encodes these proteins:
- the LOC128181694 gene encoding uncharacterized protein LOC128181694, which encodes MCVCECKMSSRVRVWLWLGLMTVQTFQTVAYLGSSFKFFSEMKDIRFDLEIIFSLSTWSPLDCSRKCETNGTCLSFQYSSLSGQCRLFNTIFLHQDAGVYDIGWQYYIASNRRCRKPYIDGRDLDICFTFAGFHNLTEAKAKCATIQSSFISITSAKENEFLTRLVGTLLNIPFPDTSYTRPFIQGFWDGTDWILDNGTSLVYTNWGVNQPKKLNMKKYLKLQDGKWHTIIGSKVRPVFCSYVQ
- the LOC128181696 gene encoding uncharacterized protein LOC128181696, coding for MRDIRFDLWSIRSLSTRSPLDCSRKCETNGTCLSFQYSSLTGQCRLFNTIFLHQDSGVYNIGWHYYIASNRRCRDSFIDARVLDMCFKFVGFHNLTEGFKKCAKIQSSIISITSAEQNDFLIRLVGTLFNVSLLLKYKRPFIQGFWDGNDWILDNGTPLVYANWDTGYPVTKWGRYIKLVNGKWRTTIASMTRSAFCSYNP